One segment of Primulina tabacum isolate GXHZ01 chromosome 6, ASM2559414v2, whole genome shotgun sequence DNA contains the following:
- the LOC142548940 gene encoding uncharacterized protein LOC142548940 → MVLPLLKLGTLALKTLSKPIAARVKKEAGIHPKFRNFIVSIAQANHRMTTTMQRRIYGHATDVEIRPLNEEKAVQAAVDLLGEIFVFSVAVAALYFEVQRNSRSEAKKEELRKQEMQGMRQRDDELAKEVELLKQKIEEIEQLAKGRGLLGVFSFRDANSEESKPKTAA, encoded by the exons ATGGTGCTACCTCTATTGAAGCTTGGCACGCTTGCGCTGAAGACTCTGAGCAAACCCATTGCGGCTAGAGTCAAGAAAGAGGCTGGTATCCATCCTAAGTTCCGCAATTTTATCGTTAGCATCGCTCAG GCCAATCACCGTATGACCACAACCATGCAACGGCGTATATATGGTCATGCTACTGATGTTGAAATTCGACCTTTGAATGAAGAAAAAGCTGTGCAAGCTGCAGTTGATCTCCTGGGGGAAATTTTTGTCTTCTCG GTTGCTGTAGCTGCTCTGTACTTTGAGGTACAAAGAAATTCTCGATCAGAAGCCAAGAAGGAGGAACTTCGCAAACAAGAAATGCAG GGAATGAGGCAACGTGATGATGAGTTAGCGAAAGAGGTGGAGCTTCTCAAGCAAAAAATAGAAGAGATCGAACAGCTTGCCAAGGGACGTGGACTTCTTGGTGTCTTTAGTTTCAGAGATGCTAATTCTGAGGAATCCAAGCCGAAAACTGCTGCTTGA